The DNA segment CCTGAATGTGGTAAAGATTTTGCCAGAATGGCCCACCTCCGTTCTCATCTCAGAACCCACACTGGGGAAAGACCGTACCCTTGCCCCCAGTGCGGGATTAGATTCAGCCACAAATCAACACTTCATATCCACCAGCGAGTTCACTCCAAGGAAAAAAACTTTCCATGTCCCAAATGCGGCAAAACTTTCTCTGCTCTGAAGTACCTGGAGGCCCACCAACAGGGACACAACTCCGAGCGATTGTTGCAGTGCAGAGAGTGCACCAAGACGTTTTCACGAGAAGATGTACTACGGAAACACCGTCGCATTCATTCGGGGGAGCGGCCGTACCATTGTGATGTTTGCAACAAACGCTTCAAACGCATACAGCACCTGAAAAACCACCAGCGCTCACACACTGGTGAGAAACCTTACCGCTGTGAGCACTGCGGCAACAGCTTCGCCCAGTCTGGTGATTTGACGAGACACATGAGAGGACACACGGGGGAAAAACCCTTTGCCTGTTCTGACTGTGACCGCCGTTTCACCAACTCCGGTGACCTGGGCAAGCACAGGCGCAGTCATACGGGCCAGAGACCCTACAAGTGTACCGAGTGTGGGAAAAGTTTTCGAATGCCCCAGCACCTGAAGCtacacaagcaaacacacacgGGGGAGAGGCCGTTCAGCTGCCCAGAATGTCCTCGCACCTTCACTCGATCACACCATCTCTCTCAACACTTGGAAAAACACATATGAGGAAGGATAACTGGACAAattctgtttaaaggaatattcccggttcaatacaagttcagctcaatcgacagcatttgtggcataatattgattaccacacaatttaattttgacttgccccatcttttctttaaaaaaatgcaaaaatctggattacagtgaggcacttacaatggaagtgaatgggggccaatttttgaatgttaaaatactcacaactttacagctcaaataatacatgagttttaaaagaaaaatgaatgtatgtgcttttataaaattataagcttcacatttctacctataaacccaccaaaaattggacacattcacttccattgaaagtgcctcactttaacctcgatttttgctatatttaaagaaaaggatggatgaatccaaattaatttttgtggtaatcaatgttatgctacagatgctgttgattgagcttgtactaacttgtactgaacctggaatattccttttaaaggaatagttcatccaaaaattttaattgtgtgtttactcatcatcatgtcttctaaacctgtatgacttctttaaatggaaacagatacatttttaatgaatatccagTCTGTCTATTCATTACAATatcagttgatagtgactcactgtAAAGCTTAGAAAAAGCACCCATATAGTGCATgcaactcgtgcatcatattAAAACATCTTCTGAAGCATACGATGGGGTTTTGGTAAGGAGCAtcctgaaatttaagtaattttccagtgaaaatcttgatgacCGTTGCAGAATTATTAGTGCTGTGGGTTGGAAACTTGGGTTGTTTATTGCTAAAAACATGCGTCACTGTGAATGCACCTGTTGGAACTTCTCTGTCAGCTGTTATTGAATTGACAAGACATACTGGAAAATTAtccctttgtgttctgcataagaaagaaagtcatacaggtttggaatgacatgagggtgagtaaattaggcaGAATTTTTGGAGGAACTATtcctttttggggggtgggggtgattgaattgaatttttattttattcaatttgtttTTGCTACTTCAAAGAGAAATTTTAAGTGTAGTTGACTTAAGTCTTCCTATCTGGACTGCCCTTAGAGGGTTTGCATATtgttattttgcatgttttacaCCTGCAACCACTGGAGATGTTAACCAAATGGAATTAAACCCTTATAATTGTTTTTGCATGTAATAAATCTGGGGGAAAAAGGGCAGACCAACAACCGGGGCTGTAACAAATACTTAGACCTTATTATGTTTCTTTGTGACCTGTACCAACATTTGCATGTTTAAATTCTATCAACTGCACATATTGTAATGTGTcaatgtttatacagtatatggtggTTATAGCTTTCATGATCCTGAAATCTTTCCACCTTAATTATCACCATCATAAAACAAAGTATTTTGTGCATATTactaatgtattaaatattattgtGGCTGGCTAAGTTAATATACATCACTTTGAAGCAGTGATGAATTGCATTTCTgatgtaatttaaaaattctgtgtaACTGTGTAAGATATACATTGTAATTTTACTGTGAATTCTTAAGATGATGAAATTGACTAAATGAAGCTTGTGCTCATCATTGTGTTAGCTTAAATGGTGGAAGTGAAACAGTATTCTTCATCTGATccttaaataaagcaaaaatatcagTATCTTTATCATGGCCATTTTGTCTAAACCACTGTTGTGGTTTAACAAAGACAAAAACCACTTTTGTCTTTGTTACAGTGTTTTCAGTCAACAATACAAGAGCTTGTGCACAGAGACCAAAGCATTATCACAAGCTTTACATCTGTACAAACACTTAAAACCTGTAGATGGATTGCTTGGTCAAAGGGTCCAAACAGGTCTGCTTCAGTCAATGTTGGGGGAATAGCCCTATTATTTTTATGTCTGCCATTACGAGGACAGCAGCGTGAATGTTGCACCGACACGGATAACAAAGATGTATTTAGGGCTAAATAATATTGAGTGTACCTTTGTTTAAAGCTGGAATCAATACTTGTTTCCAAAGCATGTCCATTTTTCATTTAGCAAGCCTCTTGTCTGAGAGGAGGGTCGGAGAGATGTATGGAGGGGAGCGTGTTTTAATTCTCCCCCTCTGTTGCCGTAGTAATAATAATTGTCAAAACTACGGCTCTTAAAGATTGGGTGTTAGGGAGGCCAGCCACACAACACAAAATTAATAGATTTTGAAAATTGAGACCGATTATGTGACAGATTTTTTTCCTCACGATTTTCTTTCCTTACAGGGTACGAACAGAAATGACCATTGGTATCAATGTAACAAAACCGTTGGTATGCACAGCATTAAACTTTATGAGCCATTAAATACACAACTCTGTAAATGCTACTTTTGTCATAGTTGCTGGTTATGTCAAGTCTGTAGCACATGTAAATGTTGCCAGAAAAATAGTAATTTGGTAGCAGTTCCTTCCTGGGGCACCAGGGGGAAACAGATATCTGTCAATGTATGCTTTTGGGAATTAGGAAGCGCTTTGGTGCCATCTGTCTGTCCTGTGGTTATCACTCTTCCAACAGTGAGACAGCCTGCTGGGGTAATTCACACAAACTAGTGAAAACGCATAATGGCCTCTAATGTATAACTTGTATTTCTGTTTATGCTACTCTCTTGTCTCCATGTCaaattatgatcacaaaattacACTTTTTCGTTTTTCTCCCTACACCTGTTTTCATTTTTCACCTCGGACTGCATTTGATGCTAGCAAATGTGTAGACTTGTTCTCTGTGCTCAAAATTTGACCTGTAACCATTTATAAAAAGTCTCAACGGATAGTTTCTGATATTCTTACACCCCTAAGGTTTCTTACCTTATTTAGAGGCTGGTTTCTGGCCGACAGTCGCTATAGTACAGTCTAAAATTGAATTACTTCTATGTTGAATTATATAAGAGGCCTCTTGCACATTTTTCCCTTCtccaattttttatgtaattcCAGCAATCCAATTTTCTTCATATTTTCTCTCAATACTTTTGTCAATTTGGTGCAGGAACACATTGTTGGCTTTGGTGTGCTGGTGTCACAGTATCGTCTCGCTGCAGTGGTTTTGGCTCTTGTTGGCCTCGGAGGTCAGTGTGTGGGAAGAGCCGGCGGCTTTCAGGGTCTTCAGGGGGCTTTAGGGCGGCTGCGTCTGTGTCCCTTTGGGCTCAGCCAAGCCCAAATCCACTTCTCTCATTCATGAAAGGGTTACAACAGGGGTCAAATCACCACTTTTCCACTCCCCGCGAATAATGCACTAGCCATGTGTAAACGGTGGTTTATGTAGGCGTAGATGAAACTGTATTTTggctgggatttttttttttttttttttgtgcttgtaaTGGTACATTCCTGTTACGTATGAGTGCTCAAAAGTGCCCGAAAGCACAGACAAACAAAAGAGAAAGATGTGGAGTGCTTAGGGGAGGCTGGTTAGCACGGAAACTGAGCAGGGTTGGTGCTGTCAAACTCAAAATCTGGAGCTTCTCATTTTTGATTAGTGCCACTGTGTGCTCCATTGTGGTCTGCACCTTTTTATCTGTTGTGCAGCTCCTAGCACTGGGCTCTTTGTACTGCAGCCCCACTGTCTCAAATCTACATTCCACAACTGCTTCTCTAACTCTAGTTGTGCTCCTTCTTCTCCTTCTTACTTTTTCTACCCAGTCCGCCCCCTGTCCTAACCTTTGGCTCTGGGTGTCTGTTTAGCACAGGGATAGAGATGTAAAGGGTGAGGGAGACTGACAGTGTGCGCTCCCCTACTCAGTAAATATGAACTGCACCCAACCGACAGCCTCATTTATCACAGGGGAAGGAGCAcgggagagaagagagagagagagagagagagagagagagagagaggaaaggggTAAAAGGCTGGGACGATGTGGCCTTGGCGAGCAGGAAGAGAGTGTGGGATGAAAGACATGACAAATAAATGCAAGAACACGTGCAAAGGGGGAGAAAAAAGACAAGCAGACACAATGTTTAGAGAAGTCAAACAGTGGGACTGAGGTAGAGTTTAGATGAGTGGAGAAAATATGTAGGATCAGAGTGAACAGGCCCACATAGAATCTGCGTGCGCAGAACTCTCTGCAGATTTTGAACGCCCCTCATTCATGAAGTTATTCTGTATAGCCCCTTCCCcgtgtgttaattttttttgtatatatattttggctaatttgataacGCTATTAGTTATCAGTAAGACCGTAGcattaccatgtttaaatctatTCCAGAATTCTgcagtccccccccccccaaaaaaaaattagCACAGAAAACGTGAAAGAGTCAGCAGATTCCATCTAGGCCTGGGAGTGAGTGAGTGTGGAGAGAGAACAGACTTGACGATGTGACCAgatgtacttaaaagtaagtCTGGAAGTCTGGTCATACCATGAGAGATTGAGTAAAAAGGTCAGAGGAAAAGGAAGAGCATTGCTGTTTGCGACACAGACGCAAAATAAGGAAGATAAAGAAATGAAGTGAGACAGAAAAGAAAGCCTGTAGCTGTGCCTGTGGAAGGTGTAATGAAGAAGGATAACTAAATCTCATTTTGATCTGCAGTGAATGAACTTATTAACGGATCACAACCTGTAATCTGGCTGTGAGTGTGGAGCCTGACAACTCTGCCCTGGCTGATAAGGCTTTAATCCTCAGTGCTGAACACAGGTACTGACCACAGAGACCAAAGTTGACTGAGCTTTGAAGATGCAGACTTCAAAGCCATTATGTTCTGCACTCAGTCAGACTCTCTGGCTCGGTATGGCAATTCaagcagatataaagttacaAAACAGTTTATAATCATTCCTTCATATGTTGCTGAATGTGCACTATATGGGAGAGGGATAATCATACCTGAAGCTCCATGCacttatttttaagttttttgaGATAATGGACCAAA comes from the Myxocyprinus asiaticus isolate MX2 ecotype Aquarium Trade chromosome 15, UBuf_Myxa_2, whole genome shotgun sequence genome and includes:
- the LOC127452869 gene encoding oocyte zinc finger protein XlCOF6.1 isoform X3: MKITGQKSSKRCQLKTLWMILARRKTRQLEAHMRRAHLPKPKPTRKRYTCPQCARSFDYIGNLKRHCRSCHDLATVCKDGQISCAACGKSFAGVWGVGPHRCHEPEDKKKPEAGADGPICTDRGYLCRDCGKNCSSLQCLTIHKRTHTGEKPFVCKDCGHKFSERGSLRRHRVVHTGIRPHKCPECGKDFARMAHLRSHLRTHTGERPYPCPQCGIRFSHKSTLHIHQRVHSKEKNFPCPKCGKTFSALKYLEAHQQGHNSERLLQCRECTKTFSREDVLRKHRRIHSGERPYHCDVCNKRFKRIQHLKNHQRSHTGEKPYRCEHCGNSFAQSGDLTRHMRGHTGEKPFACSDCDRRFTNSGDLGKHRRSHTGQRPYKCTECGKSFRMPQHLKLHKQTHTGERPFSCPECPRTFTRSHHLSQHLEKHI
- the LOC127452869 gene encoding oocyte zinc finger protein XlCOF6.1 isoform X2, translating into MKITGQKSSKRCQLKTLWMILARRKTRKQLEAHMRRAHLPKPKPTRKRYTCPQCARSFDYIGNLKRHCRSCHDLATVCKDGQISCAACGKSFAGVWGVGPHRCHEPEDKKKPEAGADGPICTDRGYLCRDCGKNCSSLQCLTIHKRTHTGEKPFVCKDCGHKFSERGSLRRHRVVHTGIRPHKCPECGKDFARMAHLRSHLRTHTGERPYPCPQCGIRFSHKSTLHIHQRVHSKEKNFPCPKCGKTFSALKYLEAHQQGHNSERLLQCRECTKTFSREDVLRKHRRIHSGERPYHCDVCNKRFKRIQHLKNHQRSHTGEKPYRCEHCGNSFAQSGDLTRHMRGHTGEKPFACSDCDRRFTNSGDLGKHRRSHTGQRPYKCTECGKSFRMPQHLKLHKQTHTGERPFSCPECPRTFTRSHHLSQHLEKHI